In Streptantibioticus cattleyicolor NRRL 8057 = DSM 46488, a genomic segment contains:
- a CDS encoding ArsR/SmtB family transcription factor, translating into MSNQEFVVLGQDGPDGCCPGLLTAPLAEDQAVELARVFKALGDPVRLRLLSMIASRAGGEVCVCDLTPAFDLSQPTISHHLKLLREAGLIASERRGTWVYYRLLPEMTDRLAGILTRPAGQPLPEPVEAPA; encoded by the coding sequence ATGTCGAATCAAGAGTTTGTGGTGCTCGGGCAGGACGGCCCGGACGGCTGCTGCCCCGGGCTGCTGACCGCGCCGCTGGCCGAGGATCAGGCTGTGGAGCTGGCGAGGGTCTTCAAGGCCCTGGGTGATCCGGTGCGGCTGCGGCTGCTGTCGATGATCGCCTCCCGGGCGGGCGGCGAGGTGTGCGTGTGCGACCTGACTCCGGCGTTCGACCTGTCGCAGCCGACGATCTCCCACCATCTCAAGCTCCTGCGCGAGGCCGGGCTGATCGCCTCCGAGCGGCGCGGGACGTGGGTGTACTACCGGCTGCTGCCGGAGATGACCGACCGGCTCGCCGGGATCCTCACCCGCCCCGCCGGGCAGCCCCTTCCCGAGCCCGTCGAGGCCCCCGCGTGA
- a CDS encoding ArsI/CadI family heavy metal resistance metalloenzyme: MSRVQLALNVADLEGSVAFYAKLFGTEPAKRRPGYANFAITEPPLKLVLIEGEPGQDTRLDHLGVEVTTTDQVTAATERLREAGLATFEENDTSCCYALQDKVWVHGPGREPWEVYVVKAEADALGKGPAPAEGCCAEDQPTRKW, translated from the coding sequence ATGTCCCGAGTCCAGCTCGCCCTCAACGTCGCCGACCTCGAAGGATCGGTGGCCTTCTACGCCAAGCTCTTCGGCACCGAACCGGCCAAACGCCGCCCCGGCTACGCGAACTTCGCCATCACCGAGCCCCCGCTCAAGCTCGTCCTCATCGAAGGCGAGCCCGGCCAGGACACCCGCCTGGACCACCTCGGCGTCGAAGTGACCACCACCGACCAGGTCACCGCCGCTACCGAACGCCTCAGGGAAGCCGGTCTGGCCACCTTCGAGGAGAACGACACCTCCTGCTGCTACGCGCTCCAGGACAAGGTCTGGGTCCACGGCCCCGGCCGCGAGCCCTGGGAGGTCTACGTCGTCAAGGCCGAAGCCGACGCCCTCGGCAAGGGACCGGCCCCGGCCGAAGGATGCTGTGCCGAGGATCAGCCGACACGGAAGTGGTGA
- a CDS encoding TetR/AcrR family transcriptional regulator has protein sequence MPRISRHGSGDNSAAKRGCGITGGGGDEDGRTAEGTQRRERADAARNRRAILRAAEDLLARYRPEQVSMERIAAAAGVGKGTLFHRFGSRMGLMTALMEERALALRDQVETGPPPLGPGAPPRERLLAFLDAVCDVVARNKGLLAALGHAAGTHRPQRPEGEPDHPVYDAWHGHVSALIERERPDLDAPMVAHMLLAAFASPYLMGSLERGESERVAVTLRRLAVAVLDAAP, from the coding sequence GTGCCGAGGATCAGCCGACACGGAAGTGGTGACAACTCGGCTGCGAAAAGAGGGTGCGGGATCACGGGCGGCGGAGGAGACGAGGACGGGAGGACGGCAGAGGGCACACAGCGCCGGGAGCGCGCGGACGCGGCGCGCAACCGCCGGGCGATCCTGCGCGCCGCCGAGGACCTGCTCGCGCGATACCGGCCCGAGCAGGTCTCCATGGAGCGGATCGCGGCGGCGGCCGGGGTCGGCAAGGGCACGCTCTTCCACCGGTTCGGCAGCCGCATGGGGCTGATGACGGCGCTGATGGAGGAACGCGCCCTGGCGCTGCGCGACCAGGTGGAGACGGGTCCGCCGCCGCTGGGTCCGGGCGCCCCGCCCCGGGAACGGCTGCTGGCCTTCCTCGACGCGGTCTGCGACGTGGTGGCCCGCAACAAGGGGCTGCTGGCGGCGCTCGGCCACGCCGCCGGCACGCACCGGCCGCAGCGGCCCGAGGGGGAACCGGACCACCCCGTCTACGACGCGTGGCACGGCCACGTCAGCGCGCTGATCGAGCGGGAACGCCCCGATCTGGACGCACCGATGGTCGCCCACATGCTGCTCGCCGCCTTCGCCAGCCCTTATCTGATGGGCTCGTTGGAGCGCGGCGAGAGCGAACGGGTGGCCGTAACGCTGCGCCGGCTCGCCGTGGCGGTGCTGGACGCCGCGCCCTGA